The Arthrobacter zhaoxinii sequence TGCCCGGCGCCGGTGGGTGTCTTCCAGATGGCGGGTGATCAAGGCTTCCATCAGTTCGTCCCGGCCGCCGAAATGGTAGGCGACGGCGGAATGGTTGGCAGTGCCGGCATGCTCGGCAATGCGACGGTTGGACACGGCGTCGATGCCGTAGCGGGCAAAGAGCTCCTCGGCGGCATCGAGCAGGGTTTCGCGGGCCTTCTCGCCGTGCTGTCCCATATGTGATCCCTTGTGTCGGCGTTACTGCGGCTTCGATTACCCAATTTACGCCACATGGCGTAATTTTGACGAGTCGGTCCCACAGACCCCGCCTTGACGATCGCGTTGACGCGCACTTCGCACCATCACCCTTGAATTCAGCTACAGGAGCACGTCCTTGACCAGTACTTCCCCGACATCCCCGGGCTCTCCGCCGGATACGGATCCGACCCGCGAAACCCAGGCTCCGGATGCCGGCACCGAGGACCTTGCCGCGGCAAAGCGCGCAAAGGCAGAGAAGATCGGCCGTTACGTGGCGATGTTCCTGATGCCGCTGCTGATGGTCTCCATGCTGGTGGGCGGTTACCTCGTGGCCATGCATGCACCGACACCGAACGACATGCCCATCGCCGTCACCGGCCAGCAGGCGGAACGCTTTGCGGACTCCCTGGAAGCCGCGGATCCGGACGCCGTCGACGTCCGCGTAGTCGGTTCCGACGCCGAGGCACGCCAGTTGGTCCTGGACCGGAAAACCTCCGGTGCAGTGTCGCTTACCGAAGGCACCGCGTCGGTGTATACGGCAAGTGCCGCCGGCGCCTCGCAGTCCAGCACCGTGACGGCGCTGCTTGCCCCGCAGGTTCTTGGACAGGGCCTGACCCTGCAGTCCGAGGACCTGGCTCCGCTGCCCGACCACGACATGGCCGGCCTGGGTGCAATGTTCCTCACCACCGCGCTGATGCTTGCCGGCTACATGCCGCTGAGCCTGGTCCTGTCCAACTCACCCGAGTTGCTTCGCTTCCGCCGCTTCGTTCCGCTGCTGGCCGGATGGGCCGCGCTGATTGCCGGCCTTGTCTGGGCCGTCACGGGTCCGATGCTCGGCGTTGTGGAAGGACACTCCGCCGCCGTGCTGGGCGTGTCCTGGCTGACCGTCTTCGCCGTCGGCAGCGTCCAGCTGTTCCTCACCCGGATCCTCGGCCCGATGGCCGTGCTCGCCGGCATGCTGTTCCTCATGGTGCTGGGTGTTCCGGCATCCAACATGAGCATGTCCGTGCACACCATGCCGGGTCTCTACCCGTATCTGCACAGCTTCCTGCCCGCGGCCGCCACCGGTGAGTCGCTGCGGTCCTTCCTGTACTTCGACGGCAACGGTGCCGGGCCCCATCTGCTGGTGCTCGTGATCGGTGCCGTGGTCTCGCTGCTGCTCACCCTCATCCTCGATGCGGTTCAGCGCCGCCGCAAGCCGAACGCCGCTCCGCCGGCAATCAACGTCGCCTCGCTGCACGGCGGACCGCGCCCGAAGACCCGCCGCTGGCGCTACGGCACCCTGGCCTTCTTCCCGCTGGCCATGGTCACGATGATGCTCTCGTTCATGTTGGGCGCAATGTACGAACCCACGCCGCGCGACATGCCGGTCGCCGTCGTCGGCTCCACCGCCGAACAGGCAGAACAGGCCGTCGCCGGCCTGGATGAAAACATGTCCGGCCTGTTTGACCTCCGTGCCATGGATTCCGCTGACGAGGCACGCAGCCAGGTGCAGGACCGGACGGTGGTGGGCGCCTACGTCCTGCCCTCGGCCGAAAACCCCGCCGCCACGCTCATTACCAACCAGGCAGCGGGCATAAGCCAGCAGCAGGTCCTCACCTCGGTGTTCGGGCAGGTGGCCGCAGGCCAGCAGATGGAACTGACCTCCGACAACGTGGCCCCGCTGAAGGACTCGGACTCCATGGGCATGGCCACCATGTACCTTGCCATGGGCTGGATTATGGCCGGCTTCATGATTATTGTGGTCGGCTCGACGGCGGCTCCGGCCAGCCGTCCGCTGCGTAAACTGATCCCCATTGTCGCGGCCTGGGCCGTCGGCATGTCGGCCTTCCTCTGGGTCATCGCCGACGTTTTCGTCGGGGCGATCGACGGGCACTTCCTGCCGCTCTGGGGAGCCGGCGCCGTCGCGATCTTCTCCATGGCCATGTTCACGGCGGTCTTCGAACGGTTCATGGGCATGCTCGCCATCCTCCCGGTGATCGGCATCCTGATGTTCCTCGGTGTGCCGGCCTCCGGTGCGGCCATGTCCATCTACATGGAACCGGAGATTTTCCGCTTCCTGCATGAGGTGCTGCCGATGCCGGCCGCGGTGGAATCGATCCGCTCGATCCTCTACTTCGGCTCGGACACCGTCTGGTCCCACCTGGGAACCCTCGGCATCTGGGGTGCGGTGTCGCTGGCCGTGGTCACGGTTATTGACCACTTCAAGCCGCCGCGCACCGAGAGCCATCCGGTGGACGCCGAGACACCTGCTGCGCACGAGCCGAAGCACGCAAAGGTGCCGGCCGGCGTCTAACCGGCACGCAAGGAACCATCCGCCCATGGGCCGCTGCAGTACGCAGCGGTCCATGGCTGGTTAAGGCGA is a genomic window containing:
- a CDS encoding ABC transporter permease gives rise to the protein MTSTSPTSPGSPPDTDPTRETQAPDAGTEDLAAAKRAKAEKIGRYVAMFLMPLLMVSMLVGGYLVAMHAPTPNDMPIAVTGQQAERFADSLEAADPDAVDVRVVGSDAEARQLVLDRKTSGAVSLTEGTASVYTASAAGASQSSTVTALLAPQVLGQGLTLQSEDLAPLPDHDMAGLGAMFLTTALMLAGYMPLSLVLSNSPELLRFRRFVPLLAGWAALIAGLVWAVTGPMLGVVEGHSAAVLGVSWLTVFAVGSVQLFLTRILGPMAVLAGMLFLMVLGVPASNMSMSVHTMPGLYPYLHSFLPAAATGESLRSFLYFDGNGAGPHLLVLVIGAVVSLLLTLILDAVQRRRKPNAAPPAINVASLHGGPRPKTRRWRYGTLAFFPLAMVTMMLSFMLGAMYEPTPRDMPVAVVGSTAEQAEQAVAGLDENMSGLFDLRAMDSADEARSQVQDRTVVGAYVLPSAENPAATLITNQAAGISQQQVLTSVFGQVAAGQQMELTSDNVAPLKDSDSMGMATMYLAMGWIMAGFMIIVVGSTAAPASRPLRKLIPIVAAWAVGMSAFLWVIADVFVGAIDGHFLPLWGAGAVAIFSMAMFTAVFERFMGMLAILPVIGILMFLGVPASGAAMSIYMEPEIFRFLHEVLPMPAAVESIRSILYFGSDTVWSHLGTLGIWGAVSLAVVTVIDHFKPPRTESHPVDAETPAAHEPKHAKVPAGV